The following proteins are encoded in a genomic region of Aquella oligotrophica:
- a CDS encoding segregation and condensation protein A encodes MTNLAIITVNQQEITEFPQDLYIPPEALQVFLEMFEGPLDLLLYLIRKQNIDIKEIPITKITDQYISYINAMQVLNIELAGEYLLMAAVLLEIKSRILLPLPTQSESANEDDESDPRQELIRRLIEYEQIKLAAESINKIPQADRDYRWLDVLVEESTPELPMVTPEQLQKAWQTLLIRSLTSRNQHHMKKQELSVREHMTQILRHLQEHGKSSFFALFKIELGTAHVVVNFIAILELGKEGAVLIMQDEKLDIFVELAAE; translated from the coding sequence ATGACAAATTTAGCAATAATAACCGTTAACCAACAGGAAATTACCGAGTTTCCACAGGATTTATATATTCCGCCGGAGGCACTACAGGTATTTCTTGAGATGTTTGAGGGTCCACTTGATCTGCTATTATATTTAATTCGCAAGCAGAATATAGATATCAAGGAAATCCCAATAACTAAAATTACTGATCAGTATATAAGTTACATTAATGCTATGCAAGTGCTAAATATAGAACTAGCTGGTGAATACCTGCTTATGGCAGCTGTCTTGCTCGAAATAAAATCAAGAATCTTGCTCCCGCTTCCCACACAAAGTGAGTCGGCAAATGAGGATGATGAAAGTGATCCTAGACAGGAGCTCATCCGCCGTTTGATCGAATATGAGCAAATCAAGCTTGCAGCTGAAAGTATAAATAAAATCCCGCAAGCTGATCGCGATTATCGCTGGCTAGATGTTCTAGTTGAAGAATCAACTCCCGAACTACCAATGGTAACACCGGAACAATTACAAAAAGCTTGGCAAACATTGTTAATTAGAAGTTTGACTAGCCGTAATCAACATCATATGAAAAAGCAGGAACTCTCGGTTCGTGAACATATGACTCAGATTCTCCGCCATTTACAGGAGCATGGAAAGTCGAGTTTTTTTGCCCTTTTCAAAATTGAACTGGGTACAGCGCATGTGGTCGTTAACTTTATTGCTATTCTTGAATTAGGTAAAGAAGGAGCAGTCCTAATTATGCAGGATGAAAAATTGGATATTTTTGTGGAAC
- a CDS encoding PhoH family protein: MLHKYLHLTHLDNDQLYNLCGAMDENLTQISNHFDVNISRRGSDFKISGHNAQIASDCLEYFAAKSTEREITLEDVQLGLVEQQNREKESNSSSYNLKSRKGEIKGRTPNQISYIQSIIANDITFGIGPAGTGKTYLAVAAAVDHFDRETIKRIILVRPAVEAGEKLGFLPGDLSQKVDPYLRPLYDALYDLMGFEKTSRLFERGLIEIAPLAFMRGRTLNNAFIILDEAQNTTPEQMKMFLTRIGFGSKAVVTGDLTQIDLDKRIKSGLIEVEQILGKIRGVHFHHFNKKDVVRHPLVQKIVEAYEKASD; encoded by the coding sequence ATTTTGCATAAATATCTTCATCTAACTCATCTTGATAATGATCAATTATATAATTTATGCGGCGCAATGGATGAAAACCTGACACAAATTTCAAATCATTTTGATGTAAATATCAGTCGTCGCGGTAGTGATTTTAAAATTAGTGGACACAATGCCCAAATTGCCAGTGATTGTTTGGAATATTTTGCGGCAAAATCTACCGAGCGGGAGATAACTCTGGAAGATGTTCAGCTTGGACTGGTGGAGCAGCAAAATCGTGAAAAAGAAAGTAATTCTAGCAGCTATAACCTCAAATCCCGCAAAGGTGAAATAAAAGGGCGAACGCCAAATCAGATTAGTTATATACAATCAATCATAGCTAACGATATTACTTTTGGTATTGGTCCGGCAGGAACTGGGAAAACCTATCTTGCGGTCGCTGCAGCAGTAGATCACTTTGATCGTGAAACAATTAAGCGGATCATTCTGGTTAGACCTGCAGTTGAAGCTGGAGAAAAACTTGGTTTCTTACCCGGTGATCTTAGTCAAAAAGTTGATCCGTATTTGCGCCCACTTTATGATGCACTGTATGATCTGATGGGCTTTGAAAAGACTAGTCGTCTTTTTGAGCGGGGATTAATTGAAATAGCACCTTTGGCATTTATGCGTGGTCGGACACTTAATAATGCATTTATCATCCTTGATGAAGCGCAGAATACTACCCCTGAGCAGATGAAAATGTTTCTAACTAGAATAGGCTTTGGCTCGAAAGCGGTGGTTACAGGTGATTTAACCCAGATCGATCTGGATAAAAGGATAAAGAGTGGTTTAATTGAAGTGGAACAGATACTGGGTAAAATTCGAGGGGTTCACTTTCATCATTTTAATAAAAAAGATGTAGTTCGTCATCCGCTAGTGCAGAAAATTGTCGAAGCGTATGAAAAAGCCTCAGATTAA
- the rplI gene encoding 50S ribosomal protein L9, with amino-acid sequence MKIILLERVANLGSLGDIVSVKNGYARNFLIPQGKAKRATEANLQEFEVRRAEYERNQADILANAQARHSKIDGVVFTVPAKAGVDGKLFGSVTSMDIVDAITKSAGVDVKRSEVALPHGPLKTIGEFEVDVILHHDVHSKVKISVVSEA; translated from the coding sequence ATGAAGATTATTTTGTTAGAGCGTGTTGCAAATTTAGGTAGCCTTGGTGATATCGTTTCAGTAAAAAATGGTTATGCTCGTAATTTCCTGATTCCTCAGGGGAAAGCTAAGCGTGCTACCGAAGCTAATTTGCAGGAATTTGAAGTTCGTCGTGCTGAATATGAACGCAATCAAGCTGATATTCTTGCTAATGCACAAGCTCGTCATTCTAAAATTGACGGTGTTGTTTTCACTGTTCCGGCTAAAGCAGGCGTTGATGGTAAATTATTTGGTTCAGTAACATCGATGGATATTGTTGATGCTATTACTAAATCTGCTGGTGTGGATGTTAAACGTTCAGAAGTGGCATTACCACACGGACCATTGAAAACTATTGGTGAATTTGAAGTTGATGTTATTCTTCATCATGATGTTCACTCTAAAGTTAAAATTAGCGTGGTTTCTGAAGCGTAA
- the rpsR gene encoding 30S ribosomal protein S18: MSRQILKKKKFCRFSVEGYTEIDYKDVELLKSYITETGKIIPSRITGTSAKFQRMLAEAIKRARFLSLLPYCDQH; encoded by the coding sequence ATGTCTCGTCAAATTTTGAAAAAGAAAAAATTTTGTCGTTTTTCAGTTGAAGGTTATACTGAAATCGACTATAAAGATGTGGAATTATTAAAAAGCTATATCACAGAAACTGGAAAAATTATTCCATCAAGAATTACTGGTACATCAGCTAAATTTCAACGTATGCTAGCAGAAGCCATCAAACGCGCGCGTTTCTTGTCTTTACTGCCTTACTGCGATCAGCACTAA
- the rpsF gene encoding 30S ribosomal protein S6 produces MRHYEIVFLVHPDQSEQVVNMVDRYKKIIGDNGGKIHRLEDWGRRHLAYPIQKLAKAHYVCMNIECGNEVLDELSHAFKFNDAILRNLVIKKKNAVTEPSLYMKDEKSKSLI; encoded by the coding sequence ATGCGTCATTATGAAATCGTTTTCCTTGTTCACCCGGATCAAAGTGAGCAGGTAGTAAACATGGTAGATCGTTACAAAAAAATCATTGGTGATAATGGTGGTAAAATCCATCGCCTTGAAGACTGGGGTCGCCGTCATTTAGCTTATCCTATCCAAAAATTGGCAAAAGCACATTATGTTTGTATGAATATCGAGTGCGGCAATGAAGTTCTTGATGAGTTAAGCCATGCATTCAAATTTAATGATGCTATCCTGCGTAATCTTGTAATCAAGAAGAAAAATGCAGTTACAGAGCCTTCATTATATATGAAAGATGAAAAAAGTAAATCTTTGATCTAA
- a CDS encoding acyl-CoA-binding protein, which translates to MSELEQQFIEMVEAVKNATINFQPNNIEKLKLYAFYKQATIGDIQGECPSVMNMVERAKWNAWNAIKGWSKEKAMQAYIDILKDK; encoded by the coding sequence ATGAGTGAATTGGAACAGCAGTTTATTGAAATGGTTGAAGCGGTAAAGAATGCTACGATTAATTTTCAACCCAATAATATTGAAAAATTGAAGCTGTATGCTTTTTATAAGCAGGCAACCATTGGTGATATCCAAGGAGAATGCCCGAGCGTTATGAATATGGTTGAACGGGCAAAATGGAATGCTTGGAATGCGATTAAAGGTTGGAGCAAAGAAAAAGCTATGCAAGCCTATATTGATATACTTAAAGACAAGTAA
- a CDS encoding acyl-CoA dehydrogenase translates to MNIIFLLGYLLVTWLVIYHKPKLWLWTVAMLAYFIGAHSLHEETLSTFLYVLLALISLAIAVVGNIPFFRLKISASIFTKANGVLPAISETEKLALDAGDSWWERDLFQGKPDFNKLHSLKKFELTEEEQAFLDNETNQLCAMINDWEITHNVKDMPVEVWDFLREKKFFGLVISKEYGGKGFSAAAHSEIVLKIATRSTSAAVTTMVPNSLGPGELLQHYGTKEQKDYYLPRLADGREIPCFALTGPTAGSDATSIPDMGTVCMGEYNGNTVLGIKLTNVDKRYITLAPIATLVGLAFQLKDPDGLLKGVGREGITCALLPHDHPGLEIGKRLIPLDQVFMNGVIRIKEAFIPIDWVIGGQAMVGEGWRMLVECLSIGRSISLPACGTANALLSTITTSAYSQVREQFKVAIGNFEGVQEGLGKMGGLTYMMNATRRFTVAAVDAGIKPSVASAISKYHLTENGRTVVNWAMDIHAGRGIIMGPNNYLARMYQGVPIAITVEGANIMTRNLMIFGQGAMRCHPFIRDIYESLMHEDGLKNFDKALFGHIGYLAQNKIRALFHALTGGRFASGYSSRFNHYYKQISRLSSAEAFISDTILIMLGGSIKVKERLSARLGDVMSYLYMASATLKYFKDEGERDGDEVFVKWAIEHCLFQAQHALVETLANFPVRWIANLLKVIVFPYGLPFHEPSDYLDRKVAQALLNNNETREAFVRETFFTSDMNDPVGRMDLAFHSVLAVMPIRAKISQAIKDKKLPKANIMKSAVKALELGIIDAVELEKLQTAAKYANEVIQVDEFEAYELGPKNAHPEWQA, encoded by the coding sequence ATGAATATAATATTTTTACTTGGATACTTACTAGTAACATGGCTCGTAATTTACCATAAGCCCAAACTCTGGCTGTGGACAGTAGCTATGCTGGCTTATTTCATTGGTGCGCATAGCCTTCACGAAGAAACATTAAGTACATTTCTTTATGTGCTACTGGCACTAATTTCTCTGGCTATTGCAGTGGTTGGGAATATCCCTTTCTTCCGGCTTAAAATTTCAGCCTCAATCTTTACTAAGGCTAATGGAGTTTTGCCAGCAATCTCAGAAACAGAAAAACTTGCACTTGATGCAGGAGACTCATGGTGGGAGCGTGATTTATTTCAGGGGAAACCTGATTTTAATAAACTCCACTCATTAAAAAAATTTGAGTTGACTGAAGAGGAGCAAGCGTTCTTAGATAATGAAACTAATCAGCTTTGTGCGATGATTAATGATTGGGAGATTACCCATAATGTTAAAGATATGCCCGTTGAAGTATGGGATTTTCTAAGAGAGAAAAAGTTCTTTGGCTTGGTTATCAGTAAAGAATATGGTGGGAAAGGGTTTTCGGCGGCAGCTCATTCCGAGATTGTGCTAAAGATTGCAACTAGAAGTACTTCAGCTGCTGTAACTACTATGGTTCCTAATTCGCTTGGTCCAGGTGAACTTCTCCAGCACTATGGTACCAAAGAACAGAAAGATTACTATTTACCGCGTCTTGCTGATGGTCGTGAAATTCCATGCTTTGCATTAACTGGGCCAACAGCGGGATCAGATGCAACTTCAATCCCGGATATGGGTACAGTATGCATGGGTGAATATAATGGCAATACTGTGCTTGGTATTAAGCTAACAAATGTTGATAAACGTTATATTACGCTTGCTCCAATTGCAACACTTGTAGGACTGGCTTTCCAATTGAAAGATCCAGATGGCTTATTAAAAGGTGTTGGGCGTGAAGGGATAACCTGTGCTTTATTACCACATGATCACCCCGGGCTTGAGATTGGTAAGCGTTTGATTCCACTAGATCAAGTGTTTATGAATGGAGTCATTCGGATTAAAGAAGCATTTATTCCAATTGACTGGGTTATCGGTGGACAGGCAATGGTTGGCGAAGGCTGGCGGATGCTGGTTGAGTGCCTATCAATTGGGCGTTCGATTTCATTGCCGGCTTGTGGAACTGCTAATGCTCTTCTTTCAACAATCACAACTTCAGCATATTCTCAGGTACGTGAACAGTTTAAGGTTGCAATCGGCAATTTTGAAGGGGTTCAGGAAGGGCTTGGTAAAATGGGTGGACTTACCTATATGATGAATGCTACCCGACGCTTTACTGTTGCCGCTGTTGATGCGGGGATTAAGCCATCAGTTGCCTCTGCTATTTCCAAGTATCATTTGACTGAAAATGGACGTACTGTAGTAAACTGGGCAATGGATATTCATGCTGGGCGTGGGATTATCATGGGACCCAATAATTACCTAGCTAGAATGTATCAGGGTGTTCCAATCGCGATTACCGTTGAAGGTGCTAATATCATGACGCGTAACCTGATGATTTTTGGTCAGGGAGCGATGCGTTGTCATCCATTCATTCGTGATATTTACGAGTCATTGATGCATGAGGATGGGCTTAAAAATTTTGATAAAGCTTTATTTGGGCATATTGGTTATTTGGCGCAAAATAAAATCCGGGCATTATTTCATGCACTTACTGGAGGTCGATTTGCTAGTGGCTATTCATCGCGATTTAACCATTACTATAAACAGATTAGCCGTCTTTCTTCAGCCGAGGCATTCATCAGCGATACTATTCTTATTATGCTTGGTGGGAGTATTAAAGTTAAAGAGCGTCTTTCAGCACGACTTGGCGATGTGATGAGTTATCTATATATGGCGAGTGCAACGCTTAAATACTTTAAGGATGAGGGTGAACGTGATGGTGATGAAGTGTTTGTTAAATGGGCGATTGAACATTGTCTATTTCAGGCACAGCATGCATTAGTTGAAACTCTTGCCAATTTCCCGGTAAGATGGATTGCCAATCTTCTTAAAGTAATTGTCTTCCCATATGGCTTACCGTTTCATGAGCCAAGTGATTATCTAGATCGTAAAGTTGCCCAGGCATTACTTAATAATAATGAAACTAGAGAAGCCTTTGTGCGTGAAACTTTCTTTACTTCAGATATGAATGATCCTGTTGGTCGAATGGATCTGGCATTTCATTCAGTACTGGCGGTGATGCCGATTCGGGCAAAAATTAGTCAGGCAATTAAGGATAAGAAATTACCTAAAGCTAACATCATGAAAAGTGCGGTTAAAGCACTTGAACTGGGTATAATTGATGCAGTTGAGCTTGAAAAATTGCAAACAGCTGCTAAGTATGCAAATGAAGTTATTCAGGTTGATGAGTTTGAAGCCTACGAATTAGGTCCTAAAAATGCCCATCCTGAATGGCAAGCTTAA
- a CDS encoding SDR family oxidoreductase has translation MTKTVFITGGTRGVGLEIAKRFAKDGANVVIVGKTVDPHPKLPGTLTTAAEEIRTAGAKEVLAIPCDVRDLDALNLAITAAGAKFGKIDVLVNNASALYLLKTTDLTPAKFNLMHEVIVRASLFAAQFALPYLQKSENPHIIHLAPKPDLLAKWFKGHTAYTLCKFSSSMLVIGLASEFAELGIAVNAIWPKTLLATAAVQNLLGGDNSIKHSRHPRIVADAAYFLTTKPISHSGNFHLDEELIKETGGNLDEYNMISGSKLYTDLYVEEA, from the coding sequence ATGACGAAAACAGTTTTTATTACTGGCGGTACGCGTGGAGTTGGATTAGAAATAGCCAAGCGTTTTGCTAAAGATGGTGCAAATGTAGTGATCGTAGGTAAAACAGTTGATCCTCACCCAAAATTACCGGGAACATTGACTACAGCGGCTGAAGAGATTCGTACGGCTGGGGCGAAAGAAGTTTTGGCGATTCCTTGTGATGTTAGAGATCTGGATGCTTTAAATCTAGCAATAACGGCAGCAGGTGCCAAATTTGGTAAGATTGATGTGCTGGTTAATAATGCTAGCGCCTTGTATCTCTTGAAAACTACTGATTTAACGCCTGCAAAATTTAACCTTATGCATGAAGTAATTGTTCGTGCTAGCCTGTTTGCGGCTCAATTTGCATTACCTTATCTACAAAAATCTGAAAATCCGCATATTATTCACCTAGCACCAAAACCAGACTTGCTTGCTAAATGGTTCAAGGGGCATACGGCATATACTTTATGCAAATTTAGTTCTTCGATGCTGGTGATTGGTCTTGCTAGCGAATTTGCTGAATTAGGTATTGCAGTGAATGCAATTTGGCCAAAAACGCTACTTGCTACTGCCGCAGTTCAGAATTTGCTTGGTGGTGATAATTCAATTAAGCATTCACGTCATCCACGAATTGTTGCTGATGCTGCTTATTTTTTGACTACTAAGCCAATTAGTCATAGTGGAAATTTTCATCTGGATGAAGAGTTAATTAAGGAAACTGGTGGTAATCTTGATGAATACAACATGATTAGTGGTAGTAAATTATATACCGATTTATATGTTGAAGAAGCGTAA
- a CDS encoding AMP-binding protein codes for MEKIWLKSYKNNVPHEIGLDDKTLIDLFEATCKAYPDNRAVTCHGETLSFSEVYERVSKIARGLADLGVGHGDRVALVLPNSIQYPLCVFATHLLGAIVVNINPLYTASEMEYVIGNSEPKVVIILDMFSEKLNGFYNKYGIEHIIVTRIADPYPFLKKTIINLVLRYISKVNPKLQYQAKSFTDLYNNPNKLEDSPSVNNNDIAFIQYTGATTGHPKGAKLLHRNIVANIYQIYAVIGAQVADLDKQVVISALPLYHIFSLTANLFTFFFKGSENVMIPNAKDLKDLVKTMNKTPFTIFNSLDTLYNKLLEYKPFTSVTHKYYRYGICGGMPTRQSVADAWFKHTGMYPTNCYGLTETSPAVSMSYFDDTFNGSVGYPLPSTEINIVDLQTGNSLGVGEKGIIQVRGPQLMAGYWRNEEQTKKAINEEGWFNTGDIGYIDVNGHLFISGRETEMIIVSGFNVYPVEVELVIDELPEIAEVAIVGYKDEDTGEAPHAYIVFHEGMSLDKEQIIKHCRKELARYKMPRTINFVAELPKTLVGKIDKKAIVAKYLANDDK; via the coding sequence ATGGAAAAAATCTGGCTAAAGAGCTATAAAAATAATGTTCCTCATGAGATTGGGCTAGATGATAAGACTCTTATTGATCTTTTTGAAGCGACCTGTAAAGCTTATCCAGATAATCGGGCGGTAACTTGCCATGGTGAAACGCTTAGTTTTAGTGAGGTGTATGAGCGAGTATCAAAAATTGCTAGAGGCTTAGCTGATTTAGGAGTAGGTCATGGTGATCGGGTAGCGCTGGTTTTACCAAATTCTATCCAGTATCCATTATGCGTTTTTGCAACTCATCTCCTTGGCGCAATCGTTGTAAATATAAATCCACTCTACACCGCTAGTGAGATGGAATACGTAATTGGTAATTCCGAACCAAAAGTCGTGATTATTCTTGACATGTTTAGCGAAAAATTGAATGGATTTTATAATAAATATGGTATTGAGCATATTATTGTAACTCGGATTGCTGATCCTTATCCATTTCTTAAAAAGACAATTATCAATTTGGTATTGCGATATATCAGTAAAGTCAACCCAAAGCTTCAATATCAAGCAAAATCATTTACCGATTTATATAATAATCCAAATAAACTTGAAGATTCGCCATCAGTAAATAATAATGATATAGCTTTTATCCAATATACTGGCGCAACTACTGGACATCCAAAAGGTGCTAAGCTACTACATCGGAATATCGTTGCTAATATTTATCAGATATATGCTGTGATTGGAGCTCAGGTAGCAGACCTTGATAAACAGGTTGTAATCAGTGCATTACCGCTTTATCATATATTTTCATTGACAGCCAATCTCTTTACCTTCTTCTTTAAAGGTTCAGAGAATGTGATGATTCCAAATGCCAAAGATCTAAAAGACTTGGTAAAAACTATGAATAAAACCCCGTTTACCATCTTTAACTCTCTAGATACCTTATATAACAAACTTCTCGAATATAAACCCTTTACTTCTGTAACCCACAAATATTATCGCTACGGAATCTGTGGTGGTATGCCGACTAGGCAGTCAGTTGCTGATGCTTGGTTTAAGCATACCGGAATGTATCCCACTAACTGTTATGGGTTAACTGAAACTTCTCCTGCTGTATCGATGAGTTATTTTGATGACACATTTAATGGTTCGGTTGGTTATCCTCTGCCTTCTACTGAAATCAATATTGTTGACCTCCAAACAGGAAATAGTCTTGGAGTTGGCGAAAAAGGGATTATTCAGGTGCGTGGACCACAACTAATGGCTGGTTATTGGCGGAATGAAGAACAGACAAAAAAAGCTATTAATGAAGAGGGGTGGTTTAATACGGGTGACATCGGTTATATCGATGTTAACGGGCATCTCTTTATTAGTGGGCGTGAAACTGAGATGATAATAGTTTCAGGATTTAATGTTTATCCAGTTGAAGTTGAATTGGTAATTGATGAGTTGCCTGAAATTGCAGAAGTTGCTATTGTTGGTTACAAAGATGAGGATACTGGTGAAGCACCCCATGCATATATAGTCTTTCATGAAGGAATGTCATTAGACAAAGAGCAAATTATCAAACATTGTCGAAAGGAGCTTGCACGCTATAAAATGCCACGAACAATCAATTTTGTTGCTGAGTTGCCAAAAACGCTAGTTGGTAAAATAGACAAAAAAGCAATTGTTGCCAAATATTTGGCAAATGATGACAAATAA
- a CDS encoding acetyl-CoA C-acyltransferase: MKSVYIVAARRSALAKAKKGSFANVRPDDLLAHIIKHTVAESKVNPADIGDVVIGCAFPEAEQGQNIARVAALLAGLPDSVPGMTINRYCSSGVNSIAIAANRIQAGEIEVAVAGGVESMSLIPMGGNDYSISPEVFAKDENTAIAYGMGITAENVASQWQISREDQDAFSVESHKKAALAQAAGYFNEEIIPYELIRKVPDLKTNQIKQTSKQINTDEGIRADTTQEGLAKLKPAFAAKGSVTAGNSSQMTDGAAVLVLVSEDYLKKNNLTPLARFVNFAVAGVPAAIMGIGPVKAIPQSLGNAGLSLGQIDWIELNEAFAAQSLAVIRDLKLDANKVNPYGGAIALGHPLGATGAVLATRVIHGLRRNKLRYGMVTMCIGTGMGAAAIFEAL; encoded by the coding sequence ATGAAATCAGTATATATAGTTGCAGCCAGACGTTCAGCATTGGCTAAAGCCAAAAAGGGTAGTTTTGCAAATGTGCGTCCAGATGATTTACTTGCCCATATAATCAAACATACCGTTGCCGAATCAAAAGTAAATCCGGCAGATATTGGTGATGTAGTTATTGGCTGTGCCTTTCCAGAAGCTGAACAAGGGCAGAATATAGCCAGAGTTGCAGCTTTACTGGCTGGATTACCTGATAGTGTACCAGGAATGACAATTAACCGTTATTGTAGCTCTGGGGTAAATTCGATAGCAATTGCGGCAAATCGGATTCAGGCTGGCGAAATTGAAGTCGCTGTAGCTGGTGGTGTAGAATCAATGAGTTTGATTCCAATGGGTGGCAATGACTATTCAATTAGCCCAGAGGTATTTGCAAAAGATGAAAATACTGCAATTGCTTATGGTATGGGTATCACCGCAGAAAATGTTGCTAGTCAATGGCAGATTAGTCGTGAAGATCAAGATGCTTTTTCAGTAGAAAGCCATAAAAAAGCAGCCTTGGCTCAGGCGGCTGGTTATTTTAACGAAGAGATAATTCCTTATGAGCTAATTCGTAAAGTTCCAGATTTGAAGACTAATCAAATAAAACAGACTAGCAAACAGATAAACACTGATGAGGGTATTCGTGCCGATACTACACAGGAAGGACTAGCTAAATTAAAGCCAGCTTTTGCTGCTAAAGGCTCGGTAACCGCGGGTAATAGCTCACAAATGACTGATGGAGCTGCGGTACTGGTACTGGTTAGTGAAGATTATCTAAAGAAAAATAACCTCACTCCACTAGCGCGTTTTGTTAATTTTGCAGTAGCGGGTGTACCAGCCGCAATTATGGGAATCGGTCCAGTAAAAGCAATCCCACAATCACTTGGAAATGCAGGACTAAGTCTGGGACAAATTGACTGGATAGAACTAAATGAAGCCTTTGCCGCCCAATCTTTGGCAGTAATCAGAGATTTGAAGTTAGATGCAAATAAAGTCAATCCGTATGGAGGTGCTATTGCGCTTGGACATCCTTTGGGGGCAACTGGTGCCGTGCTTGCAACCAGAGTAATTCATGGCTTACGCCGTAATAAACTCCGTTACGGAATGGTAACTATGTGTATCGGTACGGGGATGGGTGCTGCGGCGATTTTTGAAGCGCTATAA